The Pseudomonas berkeleyensis genome includes a region encoding these proteins:
- a CDS encoding phage integrase translates to MISKGSSGWEVDFWLDKTAGIRKRKRGFRTKSEAERWVSDIRRQYSQRGRDPGERLSDLVDTWHELHGSTLKDPYRYSRTMAIAKALGDPIASTFTALDFGRYRTQRLKDCTPATVNHEHRYLKAVFNELIRLGVWHEANPLALLRQLKVDETERAFLTLDECRLVLQECAASTNSHTLPVAKICLATGARWDEAESLTRPQVSNGQVRFVRTKNGKSRSVPIPTELENLILSRGYPGNGKLFSSCRSAFRKAYERTGLHTPGQMTHILRHTFASHYMMQGGNIVTLQRILGHGDIKMTMRYSHLAPDHFATALTHSPLALLEVHETSV, encoded by the coding sequence TTGATCAGCAAAGGCAGCAGCGGCTGGGAGGTCGATTTCTGGCTGGATAAGACTGCTGGCATCCGCAAGCGCAAACGAGGCTTTCGCACCAAGAGCGAGGCCGAACGCTGGGTATCCGACATTCGCCGCCAATACAGCCAACGTGGCCGTGACCCTGGCGAACGCCTCTCCGATCTGGTCGATACATGGCATGAGCTGCACGGCTCAACCCTGAAAGACCCATACCGCTACAGCCGCACCATGGCCATCGCCAAAGCCCTGGGTGATCCGATTGCCTCGACCTTCACCGCCCTGGACTTCGGCCGCTACCGCACCCAGCGCCTGAAAGACTGCACCCCGGCCACCGTGAACCATGAGCACCGCTACCTGAAAGCCGTCTTCAACGAGCTGATCCGCCTGGGCGTCTGGCATGAGGCCAACCCGCTGGCATTGCTGCGTCAGCTCAAGGTGGATGAAACAGAACGCGCCTTCCTCACCCTGGATGAATGCCGGCTTGTCCTGCAGGAATGCGCCGCCTCGACCAATAGCCATACATTGCCTGTCGCCAAAATCTGCCTGGCTACCGGTGCTCGATGGGATGAAGCCGAAAGCCTGACACGGCCCCAGGTATCCAATGGCCAAGTGCGCTTCGTGCGTACCAAGAATGGCAAGAGTCGTTCCGTGCCGATCCCGACCGAGCTGGAGAACCTCATCCTGTCGCGTGGCTACCCTGGAAACGGCAAGCTGTTCAGCTCCTGCAGATCAGCCTTCCGCAAGGCCTATGAACGCACCGGCCTGCATACGCCAGGACAGATGACCCACATCCTGCGCCACACCTTCGCCAGCCACTACATGATGCAAGGCGGGAACATCGTCACCCTGCAGCGCATCCTGGGCCACGGCGACATCAAGATGACCATGCGCTATTCGCACCTCGCGCCCGATCACTTCGCCACTGCCTTGACCCATTCGCCGCTGGCACTACTGGAAGTGCACGAAACTTCCGTCTAG